A portion of the Pseudomonadota bacterium genome contains these proteins:
- the plsX gene encoding phosphate acyltransferase PlsX, whose amino-acid sequence MAHGKDQLTVSVDAMGGDIGPDAIIPGLGISKQRYPELRFVLVGDEAKIDPLLAGFPKVREVSSVVHTDVAISMDAKPSQALRQGRRTSSMWKALEAVKEGEADICVSAGNTGALMAMSKFCLKTLPTVDRPGIAAIWPTTRGESIVLDVGATVGADKQMLVDFALMGSAMARTLFGLERPTVGLLNVGTEEIKGLEPIKNAGQHLREARYDGLDYIGFVEGNDIGTGRVDVVVTEGFSGNIALKTAEGTARQISGYLRDAMGASLQTKLGALLAKPGFDALRRKLDPRRVNGGIFLGLNGTVVKSHGGADAVGIASAIDLARLMVRNRLTQTIAEQLQQASEAAAAAQPDDAATGSEAAPHGDERVAATGTHS is encoded by the coding sequence ATGGCGCACGGCAAAGACCAGCTGACGGTGTCGGTTGATGCGATGGGCGGTGATATCGGCCCAGACGCCATCATCCCCGGTCTTGGCATATCGAAACAGCGCTATCCCGAGCTGCGTTTTGTCCTGGTGGGTGACGAAGCCAAGATCGATCCGCTTTTGGCTGGCTTTCCCAAGGTTCGGGAGGTTTCAAGCGTGGTCCACACGGACGTTGCCATTTCAATGGATGCCAAGCCAAGTCAAGCGCTGCGCCAGGGCCGGCGAACCTCATCCATGTGGAAAGCGCTTGAAGCCGTCAAAGAGGGCGAGGCAGACATTTGCGTATCCGCGGGCAATACGGGCGCACTGATGGCGATGTCGAAATTCTGCCTGAAGACCTTACCCACCGTGGACCGCCCCGGCATTGCTGCGATTTGGCCAACAACGAGGGGAGAATCGATTGTCCTTGACGTTGGTGCAACTGTTGGCGCCGACAAGCAGATGCTGGTTGATTTCGCCTTGATGGGGTCCGCGATGGCCCGCACGCTATTCGGCCTGGAGCGACCAACTGTTGGTCTGTTGAACGTCGGGACCGAGGAGATTAAGGGGCTGGAGCCAATAAAGAACGCCGGCCAGCATCTGCGCGAAGCGCGTTATGACGGATTGGATTACATTGGGTTTGTCGAAGGCAATGATATCGGGACAGGCCGGGTGGATGTCGTGGTTACAGAAGGCTTTTCGGGCAATATTGCTTTGAAAACGGCGGAAGGGACGGCCCGCCAGATTAGCGGTTACTTGCGGGATGCGATGGGCGCGAGCTTGCAGACCAAGCTGGGTGCGCTGTTGGCGAAACCAGGTTTTGATGCGCTGCGCCGGAAGCTTGATCCACGTCGGGTCAATGGTGGCATCTTTCTTGGCCTGAATGGGACCGTCGTCAAAAGTCATGGTGGGGCGGACGCTGTTGGCATCGCTTCGGCAATTGATTTGGCGCGGCTCATGGTGCGCAATCGTCTGACCCAAACGATTGCCGAGCAGTTACAGCAAGCGAGTGAAGCGGCCGCCGCCGCGCAGCCCGACGATGCAGCGACTGGCAGCGAGGCCGCGCCCCATGGAGATGAGCGCGTGGCCGCAACTGGAACACATTCATGA
- a CDS encoding DUF177 domain-containing protein, whose amino-acid sequence MSRGNPGLPQLWVAPEEAGSKLQLTLHFDDKQCGCLADRCDLAGVRDFSMRATAQRQSGGKLLVEGSVEATVGYVCSQTLLPFDAAVNEVFEQTYWPEKAIQSGEDVELDAFAADDPEPLHAKGADVAELAFQHFSLAIDRYPRHPDAEPMPAPDPLAAADEASPEASQSPFAVLAQLRGQPDR is encoded by the coding sequence ATGTCTCGCGGAAATCCCGGCTTGCCGCAGCTGTGGGTCGCTCCTGAGGAGGCGGGTTCAAAGCTGCAACTCACCTTGCACTTTGATGATAAGCAGTGTGGCTGTTTGGCTGATCGGTGTGATCTGGCTGGCGTTCGCGATTTCTCAATGCGCGCCACAGCGCAGCGCCAGTCGGGCGGAAAGCTGTTGGTGGAGGGTTCGGTTGAGGCGACGGTTGGATATGTATGCAGCCAGACCCTTTTGCCCTTCGACGCCGCCGTGAACGAGGTTTTTGAGCAAACCTATTGGCCCGAGAAGGCAATTCAGAGCGGCGAAGACGTTGAATTGGATGCCTTTGCGGCTGATGACCCCGAGCCGCTTCACGCTAAGGGGGCCGACGTTGCCGAGCTGGCCTTTCAGCATTTCTCCCTGGCTATCGATCGCTATCCTCGCCATCCGGATGCAGAGCCCATGCCAGCACCGGACCCTTTGGCGGCTGCGGATGAAGCGTCGCCTGAGGCCAGCCAATCGCCTTTTGCTGTTTTGGCGCAGCTACGCGGGCAACCCGACCGTTGA
- a CDS encoding ubiquinol-cytochrome C chaperone family protein, which yields MVLAFWKRRNDTVPYTIYQNVAEASRQAGLYERIGVPDTISGRFDMLMAHAILALRRLNKVEGDRRQEAAARAQTFSDVLFKDLDRALRETGVSDRKVPKRLKLLAQAFLGRGKAYGEALDAGDRDQLAEVVMRNLGGIVFHADRSDVLTAAAARGETIETEALEQSELEHYAQVDGGILAAYLQAADVALAQQDDTTVCEGSFAWPDVDILVKGYLEETGSPQKEATP from the coding sequence ATGGTGCTGGCTTTCTGGAAACGGCGCAACGATACGGTACCGTACACAATCTATCAGAACGTTGCCGAGGCGTCGCGACAGGCAGGCCTCTATGAACGGATAGGGGTGCCCGACACTATTTCAGGACGTTTCGATATGCTGATGGCGCACGCTATCCTCGCATTGCGTCGCCTCAACAAGGTGGAGGGCGATCGCCGTCAGGAAGCGGCTGCACGCGCACAAACGTTTTCGGATGTTTTGTTCAAGGACCTTGATCGCGCTTTGCGCGAAACCGGGGTTAGCGACCGGAAGGTCCCCAAACGCCTCAAATTGCTCGCGCAAGCGTTTTTGGGTCGCGGTAAGGCCTATGGCGAAGCGCTTGATGCTGGCGATCGCGATCAACTCGCCGAGGTTGTTATGCGCAACCTTGGGGGCATCGTCTTTCATGCCGATCGGTCGGACGTTCTGACCGCTGCTGCTGCGCGTGGTGAGACCATCGAAACCGAGGCCTTAGAGCAAAGCGAGCTTGAGCACTACGCGCAGGTCGACGGTGGAATCCTGGCGGCCTATCTGCAGGCAGCCGACGTCGCATTGGCGCAGCAGGATGACACAACCGTCTGTGAGGGTAGCTTTGCTTGGCCGGACGTTGACATACTCGTCAAAGGCTATCTCGAAGAGACAGGCTCGCCACAAAAAGAGGCCACGCCTTGA
- a CDS encoding outer membrane protein assembly factor BamE, translating into MSELGLKGCGVGARTVRPQKCLSTDRRKFVFGLAGIAATAFLGGCNTAQTFNHGFTMPEDGLAQVPVGSSRDQVLIVLGTPQTTATLDNEVFYYISQRSEQTFAFSRPEIVEQRVVAVYFDETALVEQIADYGLQDGVIFDFASNTTPTGGRDLTFIGQILGGLGSVPQDLF; encoded by the coding sequence TTGAGCGAGTTGGGATTAAAGGGGTGCGGCGTCGGGGCGCGCACCGTTCGGCCACAAAAGTGTTTATCGACCGACCGGCGTAAGTTTGTTTTCGGTCTGGCAGGGATCGCGGCTACAGCATTCCTGGGTGGATGCAACACGGCGCAGACCTTCAACCACGGCTTCACCATGCCCGAAGATGGGCTGGCACAGGTTCCGGTGGGCTCATCGCGCGATCAGGTGTTGATCGTGCTGGGTACACCCCAAACCACCGCCACGCTGGACAACGAGGTCTTCTATTACATCTCGCAGCGCAGTGAGCAGACGTTTGCCTTTTCGCGCCCTGAGATCGTCGAACAGCGCGTGGTCGCCGTGTACTTTGATGAGACCGCGCTGGTTGAGCAGATCGCAGACTACGGCCTGCAAGATGGGGTCATTTTCGACTTCGCCAGCAACACCACACCCACCGGCGGGCGCGACCTGACCTTCATCGGTCAAATACTCGGTGGCTTGGGTAGCGTTCCTCAGGACCTGTTCTAG
- a CDS encoding sodium-translocating pyrophosphatase, which translates to MELLFVIACGVLSLVYGMWAAQSVMAADAGNQRMQEIASAIQEGASAYLTRQYLTIAVVGVVIFVVVYFLLGMEVAIGFAIGAILSAAAGFIGMHVSVRANVRTAQASSQSLAAGLSIAFKSGAVTGMLVAGLALLGVAVYYYLLTGPMGFENTSRVVIDSLVALGFGASLISIFARLGGGIFTKGADVGGDLVGKVEAGIPEDDPRNPATIADNVGDNVGDCAGMAADLFETYAVTVVATMVLASIFFTGEAASQMMLLPLLIGGVCVITSIIGTFAVRLGSNNSIMGALYKGFWAAAVLSIIALAGITWGWLGADSAFTTSGGTSFTGLDLFLCGVLGLVVTGAIIVVTEYYTGVGYRPVRSISQASVTGHGTNVIQGLAISLEATALPAIIIIIGIISTYLLAGLFGIAIAVTTMLALAGIVVALDAFGPVTDNAGGIAEMSNLPDSVRETTDALDAVGNTTKAVTKGYAIGSAGLGALVLFAAYTEDLKFFANNAEAGSFFEGVAVDFSLSNPYVVVGLLFGGLLPYLFGGMSMTAVGRAGGAVVEEVRRQFRADPGIMEGTSKPDYARAVDMLTRAAIKEMIVPSMLPVLSPIVVFFVINAIAGKDQAFAAVGAMLLGVIVNGLYVAVSMTAGGGAWDNAKKSFEDGFVDKDGVKHEKGGEAHKASVTGDTVGDPYKDTAGPAVNPMIKITNIVALLLLAVLAHG; encoded by the coding sequence ATGGAACTGTTATTCGTCATCGCGTGCGGTGTGCTGTCGCTCGTCTATGGCATGTGGGCCGCCCAGTCGGTGATGGCCGCCGATGCCGGCAATCAGCGCATGCAGGAAATCGCCAGCGCCATTCAGGAAGGCGCGTCCGCTTACCTTACCAGGCAATACCTGACCATCGCCGTGGTCGGAGTCGTGATCTTTGTGGTGGTCTATTTCCTACTTGGGATGGAAGTGGCCATTGGTTTCGCCATCGGCGCGATTCTGTCGGCGGCGGCGGGCTTCATCGGCATGCACGTGTCGGTACGAGCGAACGTCCGCACTGCGCAAGCTTCGTCGCAGAGCCTCGCAGCAGGCCTGTCCATCGCCTTCAAATCAGGTGCGGTAACGGGGATGCTTGTGGCGGGCCTCGCGCTGTTGGGCGTGGCGGTCTACTACTACCTTCTTACCGGCCCGATGGGCTTTGAGAACACCTCGCGCGTTGTCATCGACTCGCTTGTGGCGCTCGGCTTTGGTGCATCACTGATTTCGATTTTCGCCCGGCTTGGCGGCGGCATCTTCACCAAGGGCGCCGACGTTGGTGGCGACCTCGTCGGTAAGGTTGAAGCTGGCATCCCGGAAGACGATCCCCGCAACCCGGCGACGATCGCCGATAATGTGGGCGACAATGTCGGTGACTGCGCGGGCATGGCCGCTGATCTCTTTGAGACCTACGCGGTGACCGTCGTGGCGACCATGGTGCTCGCCTCGATCTTCTTCACTGGCGAAGCGGCATCGCAGATGATGCTCCTGCCGCTGCTGATCGGTGGGGTCTGCGTGATCACCTCGATCATCGGCACCTTCGCCGTTCGCTTGGGCTCGAACAACTCGATCATGGGAGCACTTTACAAGGGCTTCTGGGCGGCGGCAGTCCTTTCGATCATCGCGCTTGCCGGGATCACCTGGGGCTGGCTTGGCGCCGATAGCGCGTTCACCACCTCCGGCGGAACAAGCTTTACAGGTCTCGATCTGTTTTTGTGCGGAGTGCTTGGGCTCGTGGTGACTGGCGCGATTATTGTCGTCACCGAATATTATACCGGTGTTGGGTATCGCCCGGTCCGGTCTATCTCCCAGGCGTCCGTCACCGGTCACGGTACCAATGTGATCCAGGGCCTTGCCATCTCGCTCGAAGCGACTGCGCTGCCGGCAATCATCATCATCATAGGCATTATCTCGACGTATCTGCTCGCGGGTCTGTTTGGTATCGCCATCGCGGTCACAACGATGCTGGCCTTGGCGGGTATTGTTGTGGCGCTCGACGCGTTCGGTCCGGTCACCGATAATGCTGGCGGTATCGCAGAGATGTCGAACCTGCCAGATTCGGTGCGTGAGACGACCGATGCGCTGGACGCGGTCGGCAACACAACCAAAGCCGTCACCAAAGGCTATGCTATCGGTTCGGCGGGCCTTGGAGCACTCGTACTGTTTGCGGCCTACACCGAGGATCTGAAGTTCTTCGCCAACAATGCCGAAGCAGGGTCATTCTTTGAGGGCGTTGCTGTCGATTTCTCCTTGTCCAACCCTTACGTTGTTGTGGGCCTCTTGTTCGGCGGTCTGCTGCCGTACCTGTTCGGTGGCATGTCCATGACCGCTGTTGGCCGGGCAGGGGGCGCTGTCGTCGAAGAGGTACGCCGCCAGTTCCGGGCTGATCCGGGTATCATGGAGGGCACCTCCAAGCCGGACTATGCTCGGGCTGTCGACATGCTGACACGTGCGGCGATCAAGGAAATGATCGTGCCTTCGATGCTGCCAGTGCTCTCACCCATCGTCGTGTTCTTCGTGATCAATGCAATCGCGGGCAAAGACCAAGCGTTCGCAGCGGTCGGTGCGATGCTGCTCGGCGTGATCGTCAACGGGCTTTACGTTGCCGTCTCCATGACGGCCGGAGGCGGCGCATGGGACAACGCCAAAAAGAGCTTTGAAGACGGTTTCGTCGATAAGGATGGTGTGAAGCACGAGAAGGGTGGCGAAGCGCACAAGGCGTCAGTCACCGGTGATACCGTCGGAGACCCCTACAAGGACACTGCCGGTCCGGCCGTGAACCCGATGATCAAGATCACCAACATCGTGGCGCTATTGCTCCTGGCGGTGCTGGCACACGGCTAA
- a CDS encoding MFS transporter produces MTLAADTGLEAYDDNRARKNAYILAAGQALGGANASIVIATAGLAGGYVLPADQAAFATIPVSLFIVGTAFFTLPAQKIMARVGRRPVYIAAAAWGVIAGLISMQGVLSGTFWLLCIGTFMSGMFGAVGHSYRFAAADTASPAFRPKAISWVLAGGVASGLIGPQVVIAFNDLFDPVLFAGAFLGQAGLALLSIAIVSFVDLPKPEPVSASAKANTRTIWQIAKQPRFQAALSSAVVAYGLMSLAMTAAPLAMIACGHTVGEAALGIQWHVIGMFAPSFFTGSLIARFGAERVILAGFALLVVCAAVALSGLSVFHFWAALVLLGVGWNFGFLGATAMLTECYRPEERNMVQGWNDLVVFGFVAFASFSSGGLLHMFGWDLINWLLLPITFIAAVLLVTRGRKAEAAAA; encoded by the coding sequence ATGACGCTCGCCGCAGACACTGGCCTTGAAGCCTACGACGACAACCGTGCCCGCAAGAATGCCTATATCCTGGCAGCAGGGCAGGCGCTTGGCGGAGCGAACGCATCAATCGTGATCGCAACCGCTGGATTGGCCGGCGGCTACGTGTTGCCCGCTGATCAGGCAGCCTTTGCGACGATTCCCGTATCGCTGTTCATTGTCGGGACGGCGTTCTTCACGCTTCCGGCGCAAAAGATCATGGCGCGGGTCGGACGTCGTCCTGTGTACATCGCGGCGGCCGCTTGGGGCGTCATTGCTGGTCTGATTTCCATGCAAGGCGTCTTGTCCGGTACCTTCTGGCTTCTGTGCATCGGAACGTTCATGTCAGGCATGTTCGGCGCTGTGGGGCATTCCTATCGGTTCGCAGCAGCCGACACAGCGTCACCGGCTTTTCGTCCCAAAGCGATTTCCTGGGTTCTCGCCGGGGGCGTCGCGTCCGGCCTGATTGGCCCGCAAGTGGTCATTGCTTTCAATGACCTTTTCGATCCCGTCCTGTTCGCAGGCGCGTTCTTAGGCCAGGCAGGCCTTGCACTGCTTTCGATCGCCATCGTCAGCTTTGTGGACCTTCCCAAACCTGAACCGGTGTCAGCCAGCGCTAAAGCGAACACGCGCACCATCTGGCAAATTGCGAAGCAGCCGCGCTTTCAGGCCGCGCTTTCAAGCGCGGTCGTGGCGTATGGGTTGATGAGCCTCGCGATGACTGCCGCGCCTCTTGCGATGATTGCATGTGGGCATACGGTCGGCGAAGCAGCTTTGGGTATTCAATGGCATGTTATCGGCATGTTCGCGCCGAGCTTCTTTACCGGATCGCTGATCGCGCGGTTTGGTGCCGAACGCGTTATCCTTGCAGGATTTGCCCTTCTGGTTGTCTGCGCGGCTGTCGCGCTCAGCGGTTTGTCCGTCTTCCATTTTTGGGCGGCGCTGGTGCTGCTCGGTGTTGGCTGGAACTTCGGCTTCCTTGGCGCGACGGCGATGCTGACTGAGTGCTACCGCCCCGAAGAGCGCAATATGGTGCAAGGCTGGAACGATCTTGTTGTGTTCGGCTTCGTCGCGTTCGCCAGCTTCTCCTCCGGCGGCCTTCTGCACATGTTCGGCTGGGACCTGATCAACTGGCTGCTGCTGCCGATTACGTTCATCGCGGCGGTTCTGCTGGTGACCCGTGGCCGAAAAGCTGAAGCCGCGGCCGCTTGA
- the nusB gene encoding transcription antitermination factor NusB, giving the protein MVDSEPRPGTGRLANARGVARLAAVQALYQMDIGKTTLPETLAQFEAFRLVEEIDGWAYRPADRGYFRHLVTGVVKEQKLLDPAIHAALPDAWPLTRIDKLLRAVLRTGAFEIMRRNDIPQRVLLNEYVDIARAFYDDAEVRLTNGLLNTLAGQFRSKPTRA; this is encoded by the coding sequence ATGGTCGACAGCGAACCACGCCCCGGAACCGGTCGCCTTGCCAACGCGCGCGGTGTCGCGCGGCTTGCCGCTGTTCAGGCGCTGTATCAAATGGACATCGGCAAAACGACACTACCTGAAACGCTTGCTCAGTTCGAGGCATTTCGCCTCGTTGAGGAAATCGACGGTTGGGCCTACAGGCCAGCCGACCGAGGCTATTTTCGGCATCTTGTGACCGGCGTCGTCAAAGAGCAGAAGCTTCTTGATCCTGCCATCCACGCCGCACTGCCTGATGCCTGGCCTCTGACCCGCATCGACAAACTCTTGAGGGCGGTTTTGCGGACGGGTGCGTTTGAGATCATGCGCCGTAACGATATTCCGCAGCGCGTGCTTCTGAACGAGTATGTCGATATCGCCCGTGCCTTTTACGATGACGCTGAGGTCCGGCTGACAAATGGCCTTCTCAACACCCTGGCCGGCCAGTTTCGCAGCAAGCCGACGCGTGCGTAG
- the ribH gene encoding 6,7-dimethyl-8-ribityllumazine synthase codes for MAHFLIVEARFYTDLLDELCAGAQEALEAAGHTFQRIAVPGALEIPGAIIIAERGATTFDGYIALGVVIRGETTHYDYVAGESARALMDLTMNPGLAIGNGIQTVENGDQAWARARRSDKNKGGGAAAAAIALVDLRGQMGA; via the coding sequence ATGGCGCATTTTCTTATCGTAGAAGCACGCTTCTACACCGATCTCCTCGATGAATTGTGTGCAGGGGCACAAGAAGCGCTGGAGGCTGCGGGCCATACTTTTCAGCGCATCGCGGTTCCTGGCGCTCTGGAGATTCCCGGCGCTATTATCATTGCGGAACGGGGCGCAACAACCTTTGACGGCTACATTGCGCTCGGCGTGGTCATTCGAGGCGAGACGACCCATTACGATTATGTGGCCGGCGAAAGCGCGCGAGCCTTGATGGACCTGACGATGAACCCGGGTCTTGCGATCGGTAACGGCATACAGACCGTTGAGAACGGCGATCAGGCATGGGCGCGCGCGCGACGGTCTGACAAAAACAAAGGCGGTGGCGCAGCGGCGGCTGCCATCGCACTGGTCGACCTGCGTGGGCAGATGGGCGCCTGA
- a CDS encoding riboflavin synthase gives MFTGIVTAVGTVAGVEPMGEDRRFTIQSPYDAAGIDLGASIAHDGCCLTVTTLEHTDAGARYTIDASVETLRLTTLGAWSQGTSINLERSLKLGDEMGGHLVTGHVDGMAIVTRREDGENTSLFELQAPDELARFIAKKGSVCLQGTSLTVNSIDGNRFTLMLIPHTLAVTTWGVRAEGDTMNLEIDLMARYAERLMSAQ, from the coding sequence GTGTTCACCGGAATTGTCACTGCAGTCGGAACGGTCGCTGGCGTCGAGCCGATGGGGGAAGATCGCCGCTTTACGATCCAAAGCCCTTATGACGCGGCTGGTATCGATCTTGGCGCATCCATTGCGCATGATGGCTGCTGCCTGACGGTGACAACGCTGGAGCATACCGACGCAGGTGCGCGGTACACCATAGATGCATCAGTGGAGACCTTGCGGCTGACAACCCTTGGAGCATGGTCACAGGGAACGTCCATTAATCTGGAGCGCTCACTAAAACTGGGTGACGAGATGGGAGGGCATCTGGTGACTGGCCATGTTGATGGCATGGCAATCGTCACCCGTCGCGAAGATGGTGAGAACACCAGCTTGTTCGAACTGCAGGCGCCCGATGAGTTGGCCCGGTTCATCGCAAAGAAGGGGTCCGTATGTCTTCAGGGGACATCGCTCACGGTCAACAGTATCGATGGCAATCGTTTCACGCTTATGCTTATCCCCCATACACTGGCAGTTACCACATGGGGTGTGCGCGCCGAAGGCGATACAATGAACCTTGAGATCGACCTGATGGCGCGTTATGCGGAGCGCCTGATGAGCGCCCAGTAA
- the ribD gene encoding bifunctional diaminohydroxyphosphoribosylaminopyrimidine deaminase/5-amino-6-(5-phosphoribosylamino)uracil reductase RibD, which produces MTALSDQLDRRFLATSIRMGAQRGGRTWPNPAVGCLVVSRGVVVGRGVTGNGGTPHGETVALKQAGHRAQGATVYVSLEPCNHHGRTPPCSDALVAAGVKRVVVALGDPDPRVSGSGASALRQAGITVDVEPFADIKADAERAHRGHIARILLDRPHVTLKLALSADGAIGAAGQGQIAITGEQTNRLMHGLRSRMDAIAVGAGTWRTDKPQLTVRLPGLERRSPRRVVFGGDDPGTEAWHLPKHTVRSNLRMLAGSGIGELLVEGGATLAGLLLRERFVDELLLLKGQGVIGHGAIKPFDADPFDDLARAGLSDWTARSKRRVGDDALMVLAPNMVAEAASPLAEADNPPRVEIATI; this is translated from the coding sequence GTGACAGCTTTGTCTGATCAGTTGGACCGGCGGTTCCTCGCGACGTCGATCCGTATGGGTGCACAGCGTGGCGGCCGTACATGGCCGAATCCGGCCGTTGGTTGTCTTGTCGTGAGCCGGGGCGTTGTCGTAGGTCGCGGCGTTACGGGAAATGGCGGTACCCCCCACGGCGAGACCGTTGCGCTCAAACAGGCAGGCCATCGCGCCCAGGGGGCGACGGTCTATGTGAGCCTGGAGCCATGCAACCATCATGGCCGAACGCCGCCTTGCTCAGACGCGCTCGTCGCTGCCGGCGTCAAACGTGTTGTGGTTGCGCTCGGTGATCCTGATCCACGCGTGTCGGGAAGCGGCGCATCCGCTTTGCGGCAGGCTGGCATCACGGTCGATGTTGAACCGTTTGCCGACATCAAGGCCGACGCGGAGCGCGCTCATCGTGGTCATATTGCTCGCATTCTCCTCGACCGTCCGCATGTCACACTCAAACTAGCGCTCAGCGCGGATGGTGCGATCGGCGCTGCAGGACAAGGTCAAATTGCCATCACAGGTGAGCAGACAAATCGGCTTATGCACGGACTGCGATCGCGCATGGATGCGATTGCTGTGGGTGCAGGCACCTGGAGAACTGATAAACCGCAGCTGACCGTGCGCTTGCCGGGTCTTGAGCGGCGGTCACCTCGCCGGGTGGTCTTTGGTGGGGATGATCCTGGGACGGAGGCCTGGCATCTGCCCAAACACACGGTCCGCTCCAACCTGCGCATGCTCGCAGGCAGCGGTATTGGCGAGTTGCTTGTGGAAGGCGGTGCCACGCTGGCGGGCTTGCTGCTTCGCGAACGTTTTGTCGACGAACTTCTGCTTCTCAAGGGTCAAGGGGTTATTGGGCACGGCGCCATCAAGCCCTTTGATGCTGACCCTTTTGACGATCTCGCACGTGCGGGGCTTTCCGATTGGACAGCTCGCAGCAAACGTCGCGTGGGAGACGATGCGCTGATGGTGCTCGCTCCCAACATGGTCGCAGAGGCAGCAAGCCCTCTGGCCGAAGCGGACAACCCACCACGCGTTGAAATTGCTACCATTTAG
- the nrdR gene encoding transcriptional regulator NrdR has protein sequence MRCPFCQSLNTHVKDSRPAEDNAVIRRRRVCGDCGGRFTTFERVQLRELTVVKREGKREPFDRDKLLRSVTIAARKRPIEEERLERLVSGIVRQLESTGETDVASDQIGLLVMEALKGLDDVAYVRFASVYKDFREARDFEEFVEELASSSRVSAKAGTAAEKRADPDDVIRDFPR, from the coding sequence ATGCGCTGTCCGTTCTGTCAAAGCCTGAACACACACGTCAAAGACAGTCGGCCTGCAGAGGACAATGCCGTTATTCGTCGCCGCCGGGTGTGCGGCGACTGCGGTGGTCGTTTCACGACGTTTGAGCGGGTTCAGCTGCGTGAGCTTACGGTGGTCAAGCGCGAGGGAAAGCGCGAGCCGTTCGATCGCGATAAGCTTCTTCGATCCGTGACCATCGCTGCCCGCAAGAGACCCATTGAGGAAGAGCGGCTTGAACGCTTGGTCTCGGGGATCGTTCGGCAACTTGAGAGCACCGGTGAGACCGATGTCGCGTCCGATCAGATCGGTCTGCTTGTCATGGAAGCGCTCAAGGGTCTCGACGATGTCGCGTATGTGCGCTTTGCGTCGGTCTACAAGGATTTCCGCGAGGCTCGCGACTTTGAAGAGTTCGTGGAGGAATTGGCGAGCTCGTCTCGGGTGTCAGCCAAGGCTGGCACCGCAGCGGAGAAACGCGCTGATCCCGACGATGTCATTCGAGATTTTCCGCGGTGA